From a region of the Pirellulales bacterium genome:
- a CDS encoding LUD domain-containing protein, with translation MAETQPPEPRRSREEILATVRAHQPLASELPTLDRQWITYPDRPAQFAKVLSEIGGQFVRVSYAAAAHVALGEIPAYRDAKQFISLVPGIGTSNVDLTAISDPHALEPIDFAILSGNFGVAENAAIWVTDRNLPLRALFFIVQHLALVLPAGQIVDNMHQAYERIKFDRAEFGAFIAGPSKTADIEQSLVIGAHGPRSLTVFCIG, from the coding sequence ATGGCCGAAACACAACCGCCGGAACCACGCCGCAGCCGGGAGGAAATTCTAGCGACGGTTCGCGCACATCAACCGCTCGCCAGTGAGTTGCCCACGCTGGATCGCCAGTGGATCACCTACCCAGACCGGCCGGCCCAATTCGCCAAGGTTCTTTCTGAAATCGGCGGGCAATTTGTGCGCGTGTCCTATGCGGCAGCGGCTCATGTTGCGCTGGGCGAAATTCCAGCGTATCGCGATGCCAAGCAATTCATCTCGCTCGTGCCTGGCATTGGCACATCAAATGTCGATTTGACCGCAATCAGCGATCCGCACGCCTTGGAGCCGATCGACTTCGCCATTCTATCGGGCAATTTCGGCGTGGCGGAAAACGCCGCCATTTGGGTGACCGACCGCAATTTGCCGCTGCGGGCCCTGTTTTTTATTGTGCAGCATTTAGCACTGGTGTTGCCGGCCGGCCAAATTGTTGACAATATGCACCAAGCCTACGAACGAATAAAGTTCGATCGGGCGGAGTTCGGCGCGTTTATTGCCGGGCCTTCCAAAACGGCGGATATCGAGCAATCGCTGGTCATTGGGGCGCACGGGCCGCGGTCGCTGACAGTGTTTTGCATCGGATGA
- a CDS encoding M13 family metallopeptidase, translated as MMIRQNWHRLIPCVLLGLVMNWAVSLRADTIEKPQLKSGIDRDTFDSSVKPGDDFFQYVNGQWIKENPIPAEYSRWGAFPKLHDDNLTHLREIVEGLSNQTTPLDADSRKLRDFYQTAMDEKQLNDQEAKPLADTFESISKIKSTDELISLIGQLRASGLSAGLFGFSADQDEKHSSQYTIVLWQGGLGLPDRSYYLDTTDDSKRIRDQYRQHIENMFKLLGDSPEAAKAAADTVLRIETQLAEASRTPVQLRDREAQYNKMTSAELAELTPNLDWSAFWKLVNAPAVTEAVVGQPEFFKRVNELLKSTPIADWQTYLRWHVIHSAAPYLSDDFVNENFHFYGAQLRGIKQLQPRWKRAIGTLDGQMGEALGRLYVQKYFPPQAKQRMDELVKNLMLAYKERIESRDWMSPETKQEALAKLAAVRPKIGYPNKWRDYTALEIGTDSYLQNVMRADAFDMQYRLARLHKPVDRDEWSMSPPTVNAYYNPNLNEIVFPAGILQPPFFDMTADDAVNYGGIGAVIGHEITHGFDDQGSRSDADGNLRNWWTADDRAHFTAKTDKLVKQYNECNPIEDLHINGLLTLGENLADLGGVTISYAAYQKSLNGKPAPVIDGFTGPQRFFIGYAQVWRGSQRDADLKVMLRTNPHSPEHFRTLVPLSNVPAFYEAFDIQPGQKMYRPPEQRLEVW; from the coding sequence ATGATGATTCGGCAGAACTGGCATCGACTGATTCCCTGCGTACTCCTTGGGTTAGTGATGAACTGGGCCGTCAGCCTGCGGGCTGATACGATCGAAAAGCCGCAGTTGAAGAGCGGCATCGACCGCGACACATTCGATTCATCCGTCAAGCCCGGCGACGATTTCTTTCAATACGTCAACGGCCAATGGATCAAGGAAAACCCCATTCCCGCCGAATATAGCCGCTGGGGCGCGTTCCCGAAGCTGCACGACGACAATCTCACGCACTTGCGCGAAATTGTGGAAGGGCTTTCCAATCAAACCACGCCGCTGGATGCCGATTCGCGGAAGCTCCGCGATTTCTATCAAACGGCCATGGACGAAAAACAGCTCAACGACCAGGAAGCCAAGCCGCTGGCGGACACGTTTGAGAGCATTTCAAAAATTAAAAGCACCGACGAATTGATCTCGCTGATCGGGCAGTTGCGCGCTTCGGGGCTTTCAGCGGGGCTATTCGGATTTTCCGCCGATCAAGACGAAAAGCACAGTTCGCAGTATACCATCGTCCTTTGGCAAGGCGGACTCGGTTTGCCGGATCGCAGTTATTATTTAGACACTACCGACGACTCAAAGCGCATTCGCGATCAATATCGGCAGCACATCGAAAACATGTTTAAGCTGCTCGGAGATTCGCCGGAAGCGGCCAAAGCGGCCGCCGACACAGTCTTGCGAATTGAAACACAACTGGCCGAGGCTTCCCGCACGCCGGTGCAATTGCGCGATCGGGAAGCGCAATACAACAAAATGACCTCGGCCGAACTGGCCGAGTTGACGCCGAATTTAGATTGGAGCGCATTTTGGAAACTCGTGAATGCCCCCGCAGTGACCGAAGCGGTCGTCGGCCAGCCGGAATTTTTCAAGCGCGTCAATGAATTGCTGAAATCGACACCGATTGCCGATTGGCAAACCTATCTGCGCTGGCACGTCATTCACTCCGCCGCGCCCTATTTGAGCGACGATTTTGTCAACGAAAACTTCCATTTTTATGGCGCCCAGTTGCGCGGCATCAAGCAATTGCAGCCCCGCTGGAAACGGGCGATTGGCACATTGGACGGCCAAATGGGCGAGGCGCTGGGCCGGCTGTACGTCCAAAAATATTTTCCGCCGCAGGCCAAACAGCGAATGGACGAGCTGGTCAAAAACCTGATGCTGGCCTACAAGGAACGCATTGAATCGCGCGATTGGATGAGCCCGGAAACCAAGCAGGAAGCGCTGGCCAAGTTGGCGGCGGTGCGACCGAAAATCGGTTATCCGAACAAATGGCGCGATTATACCGCACTCGAAATTGGGACCGATTCTTACCTTCAAAACGTAATGCGGGCCGATGCCTTCGACATGCAGTACCGATTGGCGCGACTGCACAAGCCCGTGGATCGCGACGAATGGTCCATGTCGCCGCCGACGGTGAATGCCTACTACAATCCAAATCTCAACGAAATTGTCTTCCCCGCGGGCATTTTACAGCCGCCGTTTTTCGACATGACCGCTGACGACGCCGTGAATTATGGCGGCATTGGCGCGGTCATTGGCCACGAAATTACGCATGGCTTTGACGATCAAGGAAGCCGCTCCGATGCCGACGGAAATTTACGCAACTGGTGGACCGCCGACGACCGCGCTCATTTCACCGCCAAAACCGACAAGCTGGTCAAGCAGTACAACGAGTGCAATCCCATCGAAGACCTGCATATTAACGGCCTCTTGACATTGGGCGAAAACCTGGCCGATTTGGGCGGCGTCACCATTTCCTATGCGGCGTATCAAAAATCGCTGAACGGCAAGCCGGCGCCGGTCATCGACGGCTTCACCGGCCCGCAGCGGTTCTTCATCGGTTACGCCCAGGTGTGGCGCGGCTCGCAGCGCGACGCCGATTTGAAAGTGATGCTCCGCACCAATCCGCACTCGCCGGAGCATTTCCGTACTTTGGTGCCGCTTTCCAACGTCCCGGCTTTTTACGAAGCGTTTGACATTCAGCCCGGGCAGAAAATGTATCGCCCACCGGAGCAGCGGCTGGAAGTGTGGTAG
- a CDS encoding DUF2252 domain-containing protein encodes MNKTIVTEREKTEKAPSPSRANALASKHRLISHRHVHGKELRQHVPRSSHADWSAPADRDDPIAILVASSARRVKHLVPIRYGRMLQSPFAFYRGAAAIMAADLARTPITGLKVQLCGDCHLMNFGVFATPERHLIFDVNDFDETLPGPWEWDLKRLTASFMIAGRHNQFKRGQARGAALACACSYREQMARYSQMPALEIWYERIDVDELLDHLPEKSFREQAQADIRKAAHGGTEHDFPKLVELEKDQPKIRDNPPLVYHPRHAEAREFIEDLQQAFHRYRKTLPDERRVLIDRYTLTDHAVKVVGVGSVGTRCGILLLMAGPEDPLFLQVKEANSSVLEPYLGKSEYDSHGERVVIGQRLMQAASDLFLGWTYGRGGRHFYIRQLHDVKVKPMVEVYDPPTMNVYAQYCGWVLARAHARSGNPKTISEYLGASDRFDQSIADFAESYADQNEKDYREFVRAVRKRRLLAVVE; translated from the coding sequence ATGAACAAAACAATCGTAACCGAACGAGAGAAAACCGAAAAAGCTCCCTCGCCATCGCGTGCAAATGCTTTGGCAAGCAAGCATCGCCTGATCAGCCACCGCCACGTGCATGGCAAAGAATTGCGTCAGCATGTGCCGCGTTCCAGCCATGCCGACTGGTCGGCGCCGGCCGATCGGGACGATCCGATTGCGATTCTGGTTGCCTCCAGCGCGCGGCGCGTCAAGCATTTGGTGCCGATCCGTTATGGCCGGATGCTCCAATCGCCGTTCGCTTTTTATCGAGGGGCCGCCGCGATTATGGCCGCCGACCTGGCGCGCACTCCCATCACGGGTTTGAAGGTCCAGCTCTGCGGCGATTGCCACTTGATGAATTTCGGCGTCTTCGCCACGCCTGAGCGGCATTTAATTTTCGACGTGAACGACTTCGACGAAACCTTGCCCGGGCCCTGGGAATGGGATTTGAAACGGTTGACCGCCAGCTTCATGATCGCCGGTCGCCACAACCAATTTAAGCGTGGGCAAGCGCGCGGCGCGGCCTTGGCCTGTGCCTGCAGCTATCGCGAGCAAATGGCCAGATATTCGCAAATGCCGGCCCTCGAAATTTGGTATGAGCGAATCGATGTCGACGAATTGCTCGATCACTTGCCCGAAAAATCGTTTCGCGAGCAGGCCCAAGCCGACATTCGCAAGGCTGCCCACGGCGGTACGGAACACGATTTTCCAAAACTCGTCGAACTGGAGAAAGATCAGCCGAAAATCCGCGATAATCCGCCGCTGGTGTATCACCCACGGCATGCCGAAGCGCGCGAGTTTATTGAAGACTTGCAGCAAGCCTTTCATCGTTACCGCAAAACGCTGCCTGACGAGCGCCGAGTGCTGATCGACCGCTATACGTTGACCGATCATGCCGTCAAGGTCGTCGGGGTTGGCAGCGTCGGAACGCGCTGTGGAATTTTGCTGCTGATGGCTGGCCCTGAGGATCCGCTGTTCTTGCAGGTGAAGGAAGCCAATTCGTCGGTGTTGGAGCCGTATTTAGGAAAGTCGGAATACGATAGTCATGGCGAGCGTGTGGTGATTGGGCAGCGGCTGATGCAGGCGGCCAGCGATTTATTCCTCGGTTGGACTTACGGCCGCGGGGGCCGGCATTTCTACATCCGCCAATTGCACGATGTCAAAGTCAAGCCCATGGTCGAGGTGTATGACCCGCCTACCATGAATGTCTATGCGCAATATTGCGGATGGGTGTTGGCGCGTGCTCATGCCCGCAGCGGGAACCCCAAGACGATCAGCGAATATCTTGGGGCCAGCGATCGGTTCGATCAATCCATTGCCGACTTTGCGGAATCTTACGCCGATCAAAATGAAAAAGATTACCGGGAATTCGTGCGGGCCGTCCGCAAACGACGGTTGCTTGCCGTGGTTGAATAG
- the tsaD gene encoding tRNA (adenosine(37)-N6)-threonylcarbamoyltransferase complex transferase subunit TsaD yields MRILVLETTCDETAAAVIAEPLVVLSSVVASQDDLHRRFGGVVPEIASRAHMERILPVIDETLRRANLTVNELDAVAVANTPGLAGSLLVGLAAAKALCVATGKPLVAVDHLQAHIYACRVAGAEHLFPCVGLIVSGGHSSLYRCQTALDFTLLGGTIDDAAGEAFDKVASLLGLPYPGGPAIQQAAAGGNPQAYDFPRAFLQDRDRLAFSFSGLKTAVRYQIYPPGKAPPADTLHLDEKTVADLAASFQEAVVDCLVDKSALALDKTGLKTLAVGGGVAANLRLRKRLEEACRQRDFTLHIAPPQLCTDNAVMGAIALERLKAGLTEPLSLDVKPGLVR; encoded by the coding sequence ATGCGCATCCTTGTTTTGGAAACTACGTGCGACGAAACGGCGGCGGCTGTGATTGCCGAGCCGCTCGTGGTGCTTTCCTCGGTGGTGGCGTCGCAGGACGATTTGCACCGGCGGTTCGGCGGCGTGGTGCCGGAAATTGCCTCGCGGGCACACATGGAGCGGATTTTGCCCGTTATCGACGAGACGCTTCGCCGGGCGAACCTGACGGTGAACGAACTCGATGCTGTGGCCGTGGCCAACACGCCGGGACTGGCCGGTTCGCTGCTCGTCGGCCTGGCCGCGGCCAAGGCCTTGTGCGTGGCGACGGGCAAGCCGCTGGTGGCAGTCGATCATTTGCAAGCGCACATTTACGCCTGCCGCGTGGCCGGCGCGGAGCATTTGTTTCCCTGCGTAGGATTGATTGTCAGCGGCGGGCACAGCAGTTTGTATCGCTGCCAGACGGCGCTCGACTTCACATTGCTGGGGGGCACCATCGACGACGCCGCGGGCGAAGCGTTCGATAAAGTGGCCAGCCTGCTGGGATTGCCGTACCCTGGCGGACCGGCGATTCAGCAGGCCGCAGCCGGCGGAAATCCGCAGGCTTACGATTTTCCCCGCGCCTTTTTGCAAGACCGCGATCGACTGGCGTTCAGTTTTAGTGGACTGAAAACAGCGGTGCGGTATCAAATTTATCCGCCCGGCAAGGCGCCGCCGGCCGACACATTGCATCTGGACGAAAAAACCGTGGCCGACTTAGCGGCCAGCTTTCAGGAAGCGGTGGTCGATTGTTTGGTCGACAAATCGGCGTTGGCGCTCGATAAAACCGGCCTGAAGACGTTGGCCGTCGGCGGCGGCGTGGCGGCCAACTTGCGGTTGCGAAAGCGCCTGGAGGAAGCTTGCCGCCAGCGCGACTTCACGCTGCACATTGCTCCGCCGCAACTGTGCACCGACAACGCCGTGATGGGGGCGATTGCCCTGGAGCGGCTGAAAGCAGGTTTGACCGAGCCATTGAGTCTCGACGTCAAACCCGGCCTGGTGAGATAA
- a CDS encoding zinc ribbon domain-containing protein produces the protein MRRLLVACPQCKRQYDATQLGVGTRFHCRCGQILTVPAPQSQEAKPVCCSHCGAPRTEGALSCAYCGAEFSLHDRDLDTVCPHCFARVSNQARFCEFCGAAIHPETTAGDASQLVCPACGEGHVLSSRALGDVSTMECQRCGGLWLSHASFQQLTEQAAQQGLNIDPRLTPTTARAPHADAPPPDGDLYYRHCPTCQQLMIRQNYGHGSSVIIDICGRHGVWLDADDLPRIIQWIHDGGLVRANQVSVVQQQQAAEELHAKAVAEAKLIERGPREPADDEPLRFLGGSAGRILELMAGLVLLLMAGLITLSPDSGLSHFWGNLLAAMDRMSTHHQNVMLGANHNAYHVVTAGIMFAVAGTALLWHSVFRS, from the coding sequence ATGCGCCGCCTCCTGGTCGCTTGCCCGCAATGCAAACGTCAGTACGATGCCACCCAACTGGGCGTGGGCACTCGCTTTCACTGCCGCTGTGGGCAAATTCTCACCGTTCCGGCCCCGCAATCACAGGAAGCCAAACCGGTGTGCTGCTCTCACTGCGGCGCCCCGCGCACCGAAGGCGCCCTCAGCTGCGCGTACTGTGGCGCGGAATTCTCGCTCCATGACCGCGATCTCGACACCGTTTGCCCGCACTGCTTTGCCCGCGTCAGCAATCAGGCCCGGTTTTGCGAATTCTGCGGCGCCGCCATTCACCCGGAAACCACGGCCGGCGACGCCTCGCAATTGGTTTGCCCCGCCTGCGGCGAGGGCCACGTCCTCAGCAGCCGCGCTCTGGGAGATGTTTCCACGATGGAGTGCCAGCGCTGCGGCGGCCTGTGGCTTAGCCACGCGTCGTTTCAACAGCTCACCGAGCAAGCGGCCCAGCAAGGGTTGAATATCGATCCCCGTTTAACTCCCACCACTGCCCGCGCGCCGCACGCTGATGCTCCTCCGCCCGACGGTGATTTGTACTACCGACATTGCCCCACCTGTCAGCAATTGATGATCCGCCAAAATTACGGCCACGGCAGCAGCGTGATTATCGATATTTGCGGTCGTCACGGCGTCTGGCTCGATGCCGACGATTTGCCGCGCATCATCCAGTGGATTCACGACGGCGGCCTGGTTCGCGCCAATCAGGTTTCCGTGGTCCAGCAACAGCAGGCCGCCGAAGAGCTGCACGCCAAAGCCGTGGCCGAGGCCAAACTCATCGAGCGCGGTCCACGGGAGCCGGCCGACGACGAACCGCTGCGCTTTCTCGGCGGCTCCGCCGGCCGCATCCTCGAACTGATGGCCGGCCTGGTTCTGCTTCTCATGGCGGGCTTAATCACCCTCAGCCCTGACAGCGGCCTGTCGCACTTTTGGGGCAACCTGCTGGCGGCCATGGATCGCATGTCGACGCATCACCAAAATGTGATGCTGGGCGCCAACCACAATGCCTACCATGTGGTTACCGCCGGGATTATGTTCGCGGTCGCCGGCACCGCCTTGCTGTGGCACAGCGTGTTCCGCTCGTAA
- a CDS encoding S41 family peptidase, translated as MKASVRRIGKFSALGRLLGLWMFAAACGAAVAPLVFTTPLARTAHAADGAATDAKPADGKPADPKSEDAKPAEGKSQADPDAPGSLEKSEKKSTPPAGDSAKSSDDQSTDSAKPADDKSSGSAADGAKPGPVTPAEAAARRQLEDQDYEFYKSLADTIDQVERNYVKPIDRRELMEAAIKGVLGKLDPYSSYISPDEINGFRTTVESQFGGIGIQITPDDGQVKVSTPLVGTPAYKAGVLAGDRIIRIEGESIRGMSLDDVVRKLKGEVGTTVSFTVRHALTGKEETFTIQRELIHVDTVMGDSHQSDDTWNYMLDTDQHIGYIRISAFSRDTADDLKRALETLKQQKMRGLVLDLRFNPGGLLTSAIDVCNMFISEGRIVSTKGRNSPERVWDATPATKFEGFPMAVLVNEYSASASEIVSACLQDHDRAVIIGERTWGKGSVQNVIELEDGKSALKLTTATYTRPNGHNIHRFPDSKETDEWGVKPNDGYEVRLSDGEMGALLADRRQRDIVPGHSHEEKPPQTLAAASPEKPSADAHDDAHHDDAHHDEVHHDDAKSSADVTAPGKSEKSAAAQPSSLVPHTSKFTDRQLQKALDYLSTELAHTQ; from the coding sequence ATGAAGGCGTCTGTTCGTCGCATCGGCAAATTTTCTGCTCTGGGCCGCCTGCTTGGATTGTGGATGTTTGCCGCAGCCTGCGGCGCCGCCGTGGCCCCGCTGGTGTTCACAACTCCTTTGGCCAGAACCGCCCATGCGGCCGACGGCGCCGCCACGGACGCTAAACCCGCCGACGGCAAACCCGCTGACCCCAAATCCGAGGACGCAAAACCCGCCGAGGGCAAATCGCAAGCCGACCCCGACGCGCCGGGATCGCTGGAGAAATCTGAGAAAAAGTCCACCCCGCCTGCCGGCGACTCCGCCAAATCGTCGGACGATCAATCGACTGATTCCGCGAAACCCGCCGACGATAAAAGCTCAGGATCAGCCGCCGATGGCGCCAAACCCGGCCCGGTTACCCCTGCCGAAGCCGCGGCCCGTCGCCAGTTGGAAGATCAAGATTACGAATTTTATAAATCGCTGGCCGACACGATCGACCAGGTGGAACGCAACTATGTGAAGCCGATCGACCGGCGCGAGCTGATGGAAGCCGCCATTAAAGGGGTGCTGGGCAAGCTCGATCCCTATTCCAGTTACATCAGCCCCGACGAAATCAACGGCTTCCGCACCACGGTCGAAAGCCAGTTCGGCGGCATCGGCATTCAAATCACTCCCGACGACGGCCAGGTGAAAGTCAGCACGCCCCTGGTCGGCACGCCGGCCTATAAGGCGGGCGTGTTGGCGGGTGACCGAATCATCCGGATCGAAGGCGAATCGATTCGCGGCATGTCGCTGGACGATGTGGTCCGCAAGCTGAAGGGCGAAGTCGGCACCACCGTCTCGTTCACCGTGCGCCACGCCCTGACCGGCAAGGAAGAAACCTTTACCATCCAGCGCGAACTGATTCACGTCGACACGGTGATGGGCGATTCGCACCAGAGCGACGATACGTGGAATTACATGCTCGACACGGACCAGCACATCGGCTATATCCGCATTTCCGCCTTCAGCCGGGATACCGCCGACGATTTGAAGCGCGCCCTGGAAACGCTGAAGCAGCAAAAAATGCGCGGCCTGGTGCTCGATTTGCGATTCAACCCCGGCGGGCTGCTCACGTCGGCCATCGACGTGTGCAACATGTTCATTAGCGAGGGGCGCATTGTCAGCACCAAGGGGCGCAACAGTCCGGAGCGCGTGTGGGATGCCACCCCCGCGACCAAGTTCGAAGGCTTCCCCATGGCCGTGCTGGTGAACGAATACAGCGCCAGCGCCAGCGAAATTGTTTCCGCCTGCCTGCAAGACCACGATCGGGCCGTCATCATCGGCGAGCGGACCTGGGGCAAAGGCAGCGTGCAAAACGTGATCGAGCTGGAAGACGGCAAAAGCGCGCTGAAGTTGACCACCGCCACTTACACGCGGCCCAACGGTCACAACATCCATCGCTTTCCCGATTCCAAGGAAACGGACGAATGGGGCGTGAAGCCCAACGACGGCTACGAGGTGCGTTTGTCCGACGGCGAAATGGGCGCCCTGCTGGCAGACCGCCGCCAGCGCGACATTGTCCCCGGCCACTCCCACGAGGAGAAACCGCCGCAAACCCTGGCCGCCGCCAGCCCAGAAAAACCATCCGCGGACGCGCATGATGATGCTCATCACGACGACGCGCATCACGATGAGGTCCACCACGACGACGCCAAATCCTCCGCCGATGTCACCGCACCGGGCAAATCGGAAAAATCCGCCGCCGCTCAACCCTCGTCCCTCGTCCCTCACACCTCGAAGTTCACCGACCGTCAACTGCAAAAAGCGCTGGATTACTTGTCCACCGAGCTGGCCCACACGCAATAA
- a CDS encoding glycosyltransferase family 2 protein — protein MKPSLSVLLSVHNAQAVLQAGVHKLLDTLPELTNRFEVLIIDDGSTDATSEVAYDLARDFPQVKVTRHATALGWAAALAKQARCARGEFLMIHCGGAIDADEVVSLWRMRNRMAAAAGAHTNAKDKAGPRGKSWRVDAQSQTTVPPAAGKIQFTQLLGGKCLHARAPKSNFLLLGRGQLERLEHSLAAIPRPNWLEAPAPKRSHSQQALNKQHNLKSPSILGRVRNFTLGE, from the coding sequence TTGAAACCGTCGTTAAGCGTGCTGCTGTCGGTCCATAACGCCCAGGCGGTGCTCCAGGCCGGCGTGCATAAATTGTTGGACACGTTGCCGGAACTGACCAACCGCTTTGAAGTATTGATCATCGACGACGGCTCGACCGATGCCACCTCCGAAGTGGCCTACGATTTGGCCCGCGATTTCCCCCAAGTAAAGGTGACCCGCCACGCCACCGCCTTGGGTTGGGCCGCCGCCCTGGCCAAGCAAGCGCGATGTGCCCGGGGTGAATTTTTGATGATTCATTGCGGCGGCGCGATCGACGCCGACGAAGTGGTTTCGCTGTGGCGAATGCGCAATCGCATGGCCGCGGCGGCAGGTGCGCACACAAATGCAAAGGATAAGGCCGGGCCGCGCGGAAAATCGTGGCGGGTGGACGCCCAATCGCAGACAACCGTGCCGCCGGCGGCGGGGAAAATCCAGTTCACCCAACTGCTCGGCGGAAAGTGCCTTCACGCCCGGGCCCCCAAATCCAACTTCTTATTGCTCGGGCGGGGGCAGTTGGAGCGGCTGGAGCATTCGCTGGCGGCCATTCCGCGGCCCAATTGGTTGGAAGCACCCGCCCCGAAACGGAGCCACAGCCAGCAGGCACTGAATAAACAGCACAACCTGAAATCGCCCAGCATTTTGGGGCGCGTGCGGAATTTCACGTTGGGTGAGTAA
- a CDS encoding TIM barrel protein has protein sequence MPKPTAPPSNELQKNITIPTPSRRLRRRITDDQVVGLEIHISNPESSIMPTHTLPKLHNAMWPGLVGKEAGTDHPPISLDRMLELTAAATVNGQKFDGVDLFLFHPHTDPDAGEDEIRNMADKIAAHGLAVGSLVAPVWPGTVGDSAMGDATARKKFVLAVEKACRIARILNQHGVRKYGVIRIDSADNPAHWAADSKGNTKKIADTFREAAKVAKNFGERLAAEGEICWAGMHSWRDMLNLLEAVDMPDTVGFQADLAHTYLYLLGCNAPEHALAKPNHSDAEFWHAYENMVNALRPWTIDFHVAQNDGSVHGTGSHDKTGRHCPADDPNGKLDIVKCAGYWLKDAAQRGIKHICWDGCMFPNAMLETQQTWNTILGVMLKVRETCGWND, from the coding sequence ATGCCCAAGCCGACGGCTCCGCCGTCGAACGAATTGCAAAAAAACATAACCATCCCAACCCCAAGCCGACGGCTCCGCCGTCGAATAACCGACGACCAAGTCGTCGGCTTGGAAATCCATATTTCAAATCCGGAATCATCCATCATGCCCACGCACACGCTGCCCAAGTTGCACAACGCCATGTGGCCGGGTTTGGTCGGCAAGGAAGCGGGGACCGATCATCCGCCGATCAGTTTGGACCGCATGCTGGAATTGACGGCCGCAGCCACGGTCAACGGCCAAAAATTCGACGGTGTCGATCTATTTCTCTTTCATCCGCATACCGATCCCGATGCCGGCGAAGATGAAATTCGCAATATGGCCGATAAAATTGCGGCCCACGGATTGGCCGTCGGTTCACTTGTCGCGCCGGTGTGGCCGGGCACGGTTGGCGATTCAGCGATGGGGGACGCCACCGCCCGGAAAAAATTTGTGTTGGCGGTGGAGAAAGCCTGCCGCATTGCGCGCATCCTCAATCAACACGGCGTGCGGAAGTACGGGGTGATTCGCATTGATTCAGCGGACAATCCCGCGCATTGGGCAGCCGATTCGAAAGGCAACACAAAAAAAATCGCCGACACTTTTCGCGAAGCCGCCAAAGTGGCAAAAAATTTCGGCGAACGCTTGGCCGCCGAGGGAGAAATTTGCTGGGCCGGCATGCACAGTTGGCGCGACATGCTCAATTTGCTGGAAGCGGTCGACATGCCCGACACGGTCGGTTTTCAGGCCGACTTGGCTCACACGTATTTATATTTGCTGGGCTGCAACGCCCCGGAGCACGCGCTGGCCAAGCCGAATCACAGCGACGCTGAGTTTTGGCACGCCTACGAAAATATGGTGAACGCCTTGCGGCCCTGGACGATCGATTTCCACGTCGCCCAAAACGACGGCAGCGTGCACGGCACCGGCAGCCACGACAAAACCGGCCGCCACTGCCCGGCGGACGATCCCAACGGCAAACTCGACATTGTGAAGTGCGCCGGCTACTGGCTCAAAGACGCCGCCCAGCGCGGCATCAAACACATCTGCTGGGACGGCTGCATGTTCCCGAATGCGATGCTGGAAACGCAGCAAACCTGGAACACGATTTTGGGCGTGATGCTGAAAGTGCGGGAAACCTGCGGTTGGAATGACTAA
- a CDS encoding four helix bundle protein — protein sequence MNDEVQMSNDGQPQQRSKYDLEERTAKFGESVVRFVKGIQLTAVTNPIIGQLVRSATSIGANYCEADDAGSRKEFLYRISVCKREARETKHWLRMLVAALPELKANARTLWVEAKELHLIFAAIFRAKTKK from the coding sequence ATGAATGACGAAGTACAAATGTCGAACGATGGCCAGCCACAACAGCGCTCAAAATATGATCTCGAAGAACGAACCGCTAAGTTCGGCGAATCGGTGGTTCGCTTCGTTAAAGGCATTCAATTGACAGCGGTCACCAATCCAATTATCGGTCAACTAGTTCGTAGTGCGACAAGCATCGGGGCCAACTACTGCGAGGCCGACGATGCCGGCTCTCGAAAAGAATTTCTATATCGCATCAGCGTTTGCAAACGAGAAGCTCGCGAAACAAAGCATTGGCTTCGAATGCTAGTCGCCGCTCTGCCGGAATTGAAAGCCAATGCACGCACATTGTGGGTTGAGGCGAAGGAATTACACCTTATCTTTGCCGCCATTTTCCGCGCCAAGACAAAGAAATGA